One Nicotiana sylvestris chromosome 12, ASM39365v2, whole genome shotgun sequence genomic window carries:
- the LOC138883350 gene encoding uncharacterized protein, producing the protein MPKTSTSETSYSLVYDTDAVIPVEVGEPSLSYSNESGSSNDESRLKDLDEVEERRDMAHIKMVAQRQQAERYHNKKAKVRSLRVGDYVLKAKMQAAKDPNEGKLGTNWDEPYKITATASKGAFQLETMEGKLLQNNWSVAHLKYFHF; encoded by the coding sequence ATGCCGAAGACCAGCACAAGTGAGACGTCGTATTCACTGGTCTACGACACTGATGCAGTCATACCTGTTGAGGTCGGGGAACCTAGCCTGAGTTACTCCAATGAGAGTGGATCAAGCAACGACGAAAGTAGGTTAAAAGACCTGGATGAGGTCGAAGAACGTAGGGATATGGCACACATAAAAATGGTGGCCCAAAGACAACAAGCAGAAAGGTACCataacaagaaggccaaagtacgCTCACTCAGAGTCGGGGACTATGTACTGAAGGCCAAAATGCAAGCAGCAAAggacccgaatgaagggaaactgGGAACAAATTGGGACGAGCCGTACAAAATCACAGCAACAGCAAGTAAAggagcattccaactagaaacaatggaaggaaaactattACAAAATAACTGGAGTGTcgcccacctcaagtacttccacttctGA